A region from the Mesorhizobium sp. J8 genome encodes:
- a CDS encoding DUF6894 family protein has product MQVLDTTVHANPKGATVEFLGEGGENIAVTMVVSDPLLGDAALIDRAREMMLQCAAFGGATERDGPGGTVNAGRPEIDGSSDRGQSPYTFEYREGGSVRRLEGVELPDLEAVRHEALRSAIDLLDDAAEPHQDGWAVRVRGGDGAVVVSVDFEEARQEKAMAAM; this is encoded by the coding sequence ATGCAAGTTCTCGACACAACCGTACATGCAAATCCCAAAGGCGCGACGGTCGAGTTTCTTGGCGAGGGCGGGGAAAACATCGCTGTCACCATGGTTGTGTCCGACCCATTGCTCGGCGACGCCGCGCTTATCGATCGCGCCAGAGAGATGATGCTTCAGTGTGCCGCGTTCGGCGGCGCCACGGAACGGGACGGGCCGGGCGGGACGGTGAACGCAGGCCGGCCTGAGATCGACGGGTCAAGCGATAGAGGCCAGAGTCCGTACACATTCGAATATCGCGAGGGCGGCAGTGTGAGGCGGCTCGAGGGCGTCGAGTTGCCGGACCTCGAAGCTGTTCGCCATGAAGCGCTTCGCTCGGCGATCGATCTGCTCGACGATGCGGCTGAGCCTCATCAAGACGGCTGGGCGGTTCGGGTTCGCGGCGGCGACGGCGCCGTCGTCGTGTCAGTCGATTTCGAAGAAGCAAGGCAGGAAAAGGCAATGGCCGCAATGTGA
- a CDS encoding protein-L-isoaspartate(D-aspartate) O-methyltransferase gives MLDLSRERRRMVDVHLGRRGIRDREILAAMREVPREAFVDPGYEEFAYEDGPLPIAEGQTISQPYIVAFMLEMAQIRPGDQVLEVGTGSGYAAAVMSRIVDHVYTIERHAALAETARRRFQKLGYGNIDVRTGDGTKGWPEAAPFDAIVVAASGPGAPLALQQQLDVGGRLVIPVGDDPDEQRLLKVTRTGASTYSEEDFGGVRFVPLIGEQGWREESRPGIARAIPLARPRSLPEMIAAAAEPLSDFDDPAFAEAFDRFADRRIVLLGEASHGTSEFYRARAAISKRLIERHGFTIVAVEADWPDAAAIDRYVRGRGASSGAARPFQRFPTWMWRNTDVAAFVEWLRGHNDKVKAFQPQAGFHGLDIYNMRGSIAAVLDYLDRVDPEAAKVARERYGCLTPWQTEPSTYARAALTKGYRECEEAVLEQCRDMLARQLDHAGEDGEELFDAAQNARLIASAERYYRTMYYGGSQSWNLRDTHMFETLERILDARGPNAKAVVWAHNSHIGDARYTEMGISREEVNIGQLCRQRFGDAAALIGFGTHAGTVAAATDWDGEMEIKSVRPSREDSYERLCHDAGIGRFLLDLGRDPKLRDRLTERRLERFIGVIYRPETELHSHYADASLARQFDAFVWFDETSAVTPLGPEHAAEGVPETYPFGV, from the coding sequence ATGCTCGATCTTTCCCGCGAGCGCCGTCGGATGGTCGATGTTCATCTCGGTCGTCGCGGCATCCGTGATCGGGAAATCCTGGCGGCGATGCGCGAGGTCCCCCGCGAAGCCTTCGTCGATCCTGGCTACGAAGAATTCGCCTATGAGGACGGACCATTGCCGATTGCGGAGGGGCAGACCATATCGCAGCCCTACATCGTCGCCTTCATGCTGGAAATGGCGCAGATCCGCCCGGGCGACCAGGTGCTCGAAGTTGGCACGGGATCCGGCTACGCGGCCGCGGTCATGAGCCGCATCGTCGACCATGTCTACACGATCGAACGGCATGCGGCGTTGGCCGAGACAGCACGGCGGCGCTTTCAAAAGCTAGGCTATGGCAACATCGACGTTCGGACCGGTGACGGCACCAAAGGCTGGCCGGAAGCGGCGCCCTTCGATGCCATCGTGGTCGCAGCGAGCGGACCGGGCGCCCCACTAGCCTTGCAGCAGCAGCTCGATGTCGGGGGCAGGCTGGTCATCCCTGTGGGCGACGATCCGGACGAACAGCGGCTGCTCAAGGTAACTCGCACCGGCGCATCGACTTACAGCGAGGAGGATTTCGGCGGGGTGCGCTTCGTCCCGTTGATCGGCGAACAGGGCTGGCGCGAGGAGAGCCGCCCAGGAATTGCGCGCGCGATACCGCTTGCCCGCCCGCGCAGCCTGCCGGAGATGATCGCGGCAGCGGCCGAGCCGCTTTCCGACTTCGACGATCCCGCCTTTGCCGAAGCGTTCGACCGGTTCGCGGACCGGCGGATTGTCCTGCTCGGCGAGGCCAGCCACGGCACGTCCGAATTCTACCGGGCGCGCGCGGCGATCAGCAAAAGGCTGATCGAGAGGCACGGCTTCACCATCGTTGCGGTCGAGGCCGATTGGCCCGATGCCGCCGCGATCGACCGCTATGTCCGCGGCCGCGGCGCCTCGTCCGGCGCCGCCCGACCGTTCCAGCGCTTTCCCACCTGGATGTGGCGCAACACCGACGTCGCGGCATTCGTGGAATGGCTGCGCGGGCACAATGACAAGGTCAAGGCGTTCCAGCCGCAAGCAGGCTTCCATGGCCTCGATATCTACAACATGCGCGGCTCGATCGCCGCCGTCCTGGACTATCTCGACCGTGTCGACCCGGAAGCGGCAAAGGTTGCGCGGGAGCGCTATGGCTGCCTGACGCCGTGGCAGACCGAACCGTCGACCTATGCCCGGGCCGCGCTGACCAAAGGCTATCGCGAATGCGAGGAAGCTGTCCTCGAACAATGCCGCGACATGCTTGCAAGGCAGCTCGATCATGCCGGCGAGGACGGCGAGGAACTTTTCGATGCCGCGCAGAACGCCCGGCTCATTGCCTCCGCCGAGCGTTACTACCGCACCATGTACTATGGCGGATCTCAGTCCTGGAATTTGCGCGACACGCATATGTTCGAAACGCTGGAGCGCATTCTCGACGCGCGGGGACCGAACGCCAAAGCCGTGGTATGGGCGCACAACTCCCATATCGGCGATGCGCGTTACACCGAAATGGGAATCTCGCGCGAGGAAGTGAATATCGGCCAGCTCTGCCGCCAGCGCTTCGGCGATGCCGCGGCGCTCATCGGTTTCGGCACGCATGCAGGCACTGTCGCCGCGGCGACCGACTGGGACGGCGAGATGGAAATCAAGTCGGTGCGGCCTTCGCGCGAGGACAGCTACGAGCGGCTCTGCCACGACGCCGGCATCGGCCGGTTCCTGCTTGACCTCGGGCGCGACCCGAAGCTGCGCGACCGTCTGACCGAGCGCCGTCTGGAGCGCTTCATCGGCGTGATCTACCGGCCGGAAACAGAGTTGCACAGCCACTATGCCGACGCTTCGCTTGCGCGGCAGTTCGACGCCTTCGTCTGGTTCGATGAAACCAGCGCAGTCACGCCGCTCGGACCCGAGCACGCGGCCGAAGGCGTACCCGAAACCTATCCATTCGGCGTTTGA
- a CDS encoding chemotaxis protein CheB, whose product MAPIKGPAKNHNVIVIGASAGGIEPLRQIVSDLPADLPAAVFVVVHVGQVSYLPEILDRAGTLKAQPVKNGEAFRTGCIYVAPPGFHLLLHDDHMMLRRGPRENLARPAIDPLFRSAALSYGARVVGVLLSGALSDGTAGLRAIKAVGGLAVVQHPEDALVPSMVESALRYVEIDHCLPAADIGALLAKLAVEPAGETFSAPPAVRLEAAIAAQEHSTMKEVDRLGELSVFTCPECHGPLWEIEDGDMLRYRCHTGHAFTADAVMEAQAIEADEILWSLLRSHQQRAEFARRMAEREKTRRRSELANKFGERAKEYEADAAVIERILESRQARVAGNGEGGKKGKHKEGKE is encoded by the coding sequence ATGGCCCCTATCAAAGGCCCAGCGAAAAATCACAACGTCATCGTCATCGGCGCTTCGGCGGGCGGGATCGAACCGTTGAGGCAGATTGTCAGCGATCTGCCGGCCGATTTGCCGGCCGCCGTGTTCGTCGTGGTGCATGTCGGCCAGGTAAGCTACCTGCCTGAGATTTTGGACAGGGCGGGCACGCTTAAAGCGCAGCCCGTCAAAAACGGCGAAGCGTTCAGGACCGGCTGCATCTATGTGGCCCCGCCCGGCTTCCACCTTCTTCTTCATGACGACCATATGATGCTGCGGCGGGGCCCACGCGAAAACCTTGCCCGGCCGGCCATCGACCCCTTGTTCCGCTCGGCGGCACTGAGCTACGGCGCTCGCGTCGTCGGCGTGCTGCTGTCGGGTGCACTTTCGGACGGCACCGCCGGGTTGAGGGCCATCAAGGCGGTCGGCGGCCTGGCGGTGGTCCAGCATCCCGAAGACGCCCTGGTGCCTTCCATGGTGGAAAGCGCGTTGCGTTATGTCGAGATCGACCACTGCCTACCCGCTGCGGATATCGGTGCTTTGCTGGCAAAGTTGGCCGTCGAGCCGGCCGGCGAAACCTTCTCGGCCCCGCCGGCTGTCAGATTGGAGGCGGCGATTGCCGCGCAGGAGCATTCAACCATGAAAGAAGTGGATCGACTTGGCGAATTGTCGGTGTTTACATGCCCGGAATGCCACGGGCCGCTGTGGGAGATCGAAGACGGTGACATGCTGCGCTATCGGTGCCATACCGGGCACGCCTTCACCGCCGACGCGGTGATGGAAGCGCAGGCGATCGAGGCGGACGAGATCCTGTGGAGCTTGCTGCGCTCGCATCAGCAACGGGCGGAATTTGCCCGGCGAATGGCCGAGCGCGAAAAGACGCGGCGTCGCTCCGAACTTGCCAATAAGTTCGGCGAGCGTGCGAAGGAATATGAAGCGGATGCGGCCGTCATCGAGCGCATCCTGGAGAGCAGGCAGGCGCGGGTGGCGGGCAATGGCGAAGGCGGCAAGAAAGGCAAGCACAAGGAAGGCAAGGAATAG
- a CDS encoding response regulator: protein MSGLNVLVVEDVFMLAQDLADQLTGAGCAVVGPAPTIQQALDNIDGIALDGAVLDVNLRGERSFPLADHLARGGVPFVFLTGYDSVTVFPDRFRDTPKLTKPVDYEALIEAVSRFRDGRAAQG from the coding sequence TTGTCGGGCCTCAATGTCCTCGTGGTCGAGGATGTGTTTATGCTCGCACAAGACCTCGCCGATCAGTTGACCGGTGCCGGATGTGCCGTGGTCGGACCGGCGCCGACGATTCAGCAGGCGCTGGATAATATCGACGGCATCGCGCTGGATGGCGCGGTGCTGGATGTGAATCTCCGAGGCGAGCGAAGCTTCCCTTTGGCCGACCATTTGGCGCGTGGCGGTGTCCCTTTCGTTTTCCTCACCGGCTATGACAGCGTCACCGTTTTTCCCGACAGGTTTCGCGACACGCCGAAGCTCACCAAGCCAGTCGACTACGAGGCGTTGATCGAGGCGGTGTCGCGATTTCGCGATGGTCGCGCCGCGCAAGGCTGA
- a CDS encoding CheR family methyltransferase, whose product MAKAARKASTRKARNSSPEGAGEPAPLPIIGIGASAGGIAALQKFFPEVPADSGFAYVVIQHLDAEHESVLASIIQRSTTIETQTASEGMEVESDKIYVVPPGASVTVLGQRFRVAKLAPTRAKRMPIDDFFTSLAQEQSEHAAGIILSGTGSDGTIGLRAIKEHGGLTLAQESAEYDGMMRSAVRTGLVDMVLPAEEMAAKLISYFRHANRDESERDRRKRDVAEQLSRIAALLRMRTGHDFSGYKDNTILRRIQRRMQVLQIDDPTVFYERLRDEPQQVDLLFQDLLIGVTSFFRDEHAFEVLEKMVIPRLLEDRRPDETIRVWVPGCATGEEAYSIAMLMKENAPRGAASPNLQIFATDIDERALEVARAGRYPATIATDITPKRLKEFFSREDGTYRVSSDLREVCLFSAHNLLRDPPFSRLDLIACRNLLIYMGSELQEKIVPIFHYALRNNGYLFLGSSENVTRHGRLFATVDKASRIFQKRSGVAAQRLPEFPLAAAARQAVPSARPRATTGTLQEVAERLLVERYSPAYVVVNAAGELMHSSGGTGKYLELAAGAPDHNVFSMARRGLRMDLRAALHKAVSTGHVAVQNKIAVGTNGGRQTISLAVQPLPVEGGAEPLYMLVFRDVGGIKPEIEDEPVHTTDDVESANVSQLERELRETKDRLQVTTEELESSNEELKSSNEELSSINEELQSSNEELETSKEELQSINEELQTVNAELNIRVDELTRANNDMSNLLESTQIATVFLDRDLCIKSFTPTARDLFRLVESDVGRPLAHVRPRFPADGLQADMEQVLRRLGTIERQIEGAESGSSYIMRVLPYRTVDNVIAGVVVTFVDVTQIVRAEERIGILTHDLRNRLESLETVLDLVPVGIFIAEDGEGEVIRANRRAAELAGRGITDGKLTAVPAELPLLIEGVPVRTNDQPLHTAMRTGKAVPGYEARIARTDGSITDVMMSANPLFDESGRVRGAIAALVDISHHKEAERSQDRLLHELQHRVKNILATVNALASRMVRTSDSIGDFSTSFQERLQALGRTHEVLSSYNWTDTDLEQLLRAVLSPYSSNLRKNIVIHGRSLRLGSSAAATLGMVFFELASNAAKYGALSTEEGRVDVTWNTNKTGVLSIHWKEIGGPVVEEPPRRNFGTSFIQQSLEYELGGKVELRFKRSGVECDIDIPLAPSGGQ is encoded by the coding sequence ATGGCGAAGGCGGCAAGAAAGGCAAGCACAAGGAAGGCAAGGAATAGCTCGCCTGAAGGCGCGGGAGAGCCCGCGCCGCTTCCCATCATCGGCATCGGAGCATCGGCGGGCGGCATAGCGGCACTGCAGAAGTTCTTCCCCGAAGTGCCGGCCGACAGCGGCTTTGCCTATGTCGTTATCCAGCATCTCGACGCCGAGCACGAAAGCGTGCTCGCCAGTATCATCCAGCGCTCAACGACGATCGAAACGCAAACCGCCTCCGAGGGCATGGAAGTCGAGTCTGACAAAATCTACGTCGTCCCGCCCGGCGCCTCCGTGACCGTGCTCGGGCAGCGTTTTCGCGTTGCCAAATTGGCCCCCACGCGCGCCAAGCGGATGCCGATCGACGACTTCTTCACGTCGTTGGCCCAAGAACAGTCGGAGCATGCGGCAGGCATCATCCTTTCCGGAACGGGCAGCGACGGCACTATCGGGCTGAGAGCCATCAAGGAGCATGGTGGGCTAACGCTGGCGCAGGAGAGCGCCGAATATGACGGCATGATGCGCAGCGCCGTGCGGACCGGCCTGGTCGACATGGTGCTGCCCGCCGAAGAAATGGCGGCGAAGCTGATCAGCTATTTTCGTCACGCCAACCGCGACGAAAGCGAGCGCGACCGCCGCAAGCGTGACGTGGCCGAACAGCTTTCGCGCATCGCGGCGCTGCTTCGCATGCGCACCGGCCACGATTTCAGCGGCTACAAGGACAACACCATCCTTCGCCGCATCCAGCGCCGCATGCAGGTGCTGCAGATCGACGATCCGACCGTCTTCTACGAGCGGTTGCGCGACGAGCCGCAGCAGGTGGATCTCCTGTTCCAGGATCTGCTCATCGGCGTTACCAGCTTCTTCCGCGACGAGCACGCCTTTGAGGTCCTTGAGAAGATGGTCATTCCCCGGCTGCTTGAGGACCGCCGGCCGGACGAAACGATAAGGGTCTGGGTGCCTGGCTGCGCGACGGGCGAAGAAGCCTATTCGATCGCCATGCTGATGAAGGAGAACGCGCCGCGCGGCGCTGCCTCGCCCAATCTGCAGATCTTCGCAACCGACATCGACGAGCGCGCCCTGGAGGTGGCAAGAGCGGGGCGTTATCCGGCGACGATCGCGACCGATATCACGCCGAAGCGGCTCAAGGAGTTCTTCTCGCGCGAGGACGGCACTTACCGCGTTTCGTCCGATCTTCGCGAAGTCTGTCTGTTCTCGGCGCATAATCTGCTGCGTGATCCGCCTTTCTCCAGGCTCGACCTGATCGCCTGCCGCAACCTTCTGATCTACATGGGTTCGGAGCTGCAGGAAAAGATCGTCCCGATCTTCCACTACGCGCTGCGCAACAACGGCTATCTCTTTCTCGGTTCGTCCGAAAATGTCACGCGCCACGGACGCCTGTTCGCTACGGTCGATAAGGCAAGCCGCATATTCCAGAAGCGCAGCGGGGTTGCCGCGCAACGTCTCCCCGAATTCCCGCTCGCGGCCGCGGCAAGGCAGGCGGTTCCGAGCGCGCGCCCCCGTGCAACGACCGGCACCCTGCAGGAAGTCGCGGAACGTTTGCTGGTCGAGCGCTATTCACCGGCTTATGTGGTCGTCAACGCCGCCGGCGAGTTGATGCACAGTTCCGGCGGCACCGGTAAATATCTCGAGCTGGCCGCCGGCGCCCCCGACCACAACGTCTTCTCCATGGCAAGGCGCGGCCTGCGCATGGATCTCAGGGCAGCGCTGCACAAGGCGGTCAGTACAGGACACGTAGCGGTCCAGAACAAGATCGCCGTCGGCACCAATGGCGGACGCCAGACCATCAGCCTCGCCGTGCAGCCGCTGCCGGTCGAGGGTGGAGCGGAGCCGCTCTACATGCTGGTCTTCCGCGATGTCGGCGGCATCAAGCCGGAAATCGAGGACGAGCCGGTACACACAACCGATGACGTCGAGAGCGCGAATGTCAGCCAGCTCGAAAGGGAGCTGAGGGAGACCAAGGACAGGCTGCAAGTGACGACGGAGGAACTCGAATCCTCCAATGAGGAGCTGAAATCCTCGAATGAGGAGCTGTCCTCGATCAATGAGGAGCTGCAGTCGTCCAACGAGGAACTGGAAACCTCCAAGGAAGAGCTGCAGTCGATCAACGAGGAACTGCAGACGGTCAATGCCGAGCTCAACATCCGCGTCGACGAGCTCACCCGCGCCAACAACGACATGTCGAACCTTTTGGAAAGCACGCAGATCGCGACCGTGTTCCTCGACCGCGATCTCTGCATCAAGAGCTTCACGCCGACGGCGCGCGACCTGTTCCGGCTGGTCGAAAGCGATGTCGGCCGGCCGCTTGCCCATGTGCGCCCCCGCTTCCCTGCCGATGGCTTGCAGGCTGACATGGAGCAGGTGTTACGCCGGCTGGGCACGATCGAGCGGCAGATCGAGGGCGCAGAGAGCGGCAGCAGCTACATCATGCGCGTCCTGCCTTACCGTACGGTCGACAATGTCATAGCCGGCGTTGTCGTCACCTTCGTCGACGTCACCCAGATTGTGCGGGCGGAGGAAAGGATTGGCATCCTCACCCATGACTTGCGCAACCGACTGGAAAGCCTGGAGACGGTGCTGGATCTCGTGCCGGTGGGCATCTTCATCGCCGAGGACGGCGAGGGCGAGGTGATCCGCGCCAATCGTCGCGCGGCGGAACTCGCCGGCCGCGGTATCACGGACGGCAAGCTGACGGCAGTCCCGGCAGAACTGCCGTTGCTGATCGAGGGCGTCCCGGTGAGGACCAATGACCAGCCTTTGCACACGGCAATGCGGACGGGCAAGGCCGTTCCCGGCTATGAAGCTCGCATAGCGCGGACGGACGGCTCGATCACCGACGTGATGATGTCGGCCAATCCGCTGTTCGACGAATCCGGTAGGGTGCGCGGCGCGATCGCGGCCCTTGTCGACATATCGCACCATAAGGAGGCGGAGCGCAGCCAGGACAGGCTGCTGCATGAGTTGCAGCATCGCGTGAAAAACATCCTGGCCACGGTCAACGCGCTGGCGTCGCGCATGGTGCGCACATCGGACTCGATAGGCGATTTTTCCACTTCGTTCCAGGAGCGACTGCAAGCATTGGGCCGAACGCACGAAGTGCTGTCTTCCTACAACTGGACAGATACCGATCTAGAGCAATTGCTGAGAGCGGTCCTGTCGCCCTACAGTAGCAACCTGCGCAAAAATATCGTTATCCATGGAAGATCGTTGCGGCTCGGCTCAAGCGCGGCCGCGACGCTCGGCATGGTGTTCTTCGAGTTGGCCAGCAATGCAGCGAAATACGGCGCGCTCTCGACGGAGGAAGGCCGCGTCGACGTGACATGGAACACCAACAAAACCGGCGTTCTGTCGATCCACTGGAAGGAAATCGGCGGGCCTGTCGTCGAGGAGCCGCCGCGGCGGAATTTCGGAACAAGCTTCATCCAGCAAAGTTTAGAGTATGAGTTGGGGGGAAAGGTGGAGCTAAGGTTTAAGCGCTCTGGAGTTGAATGCGACATAGATATTCCGCTGGCGCCAAGTGGGGGCCAGTAG
- a CDS encoding SDR family NAD(P)-dependent oxidoreductase, whose translation MGNKQLAVVTGASSGIGKELAKLCAKDGYDLVIVADEPAIEQAAEALQSHGVSVDAVEADLASEDGADRLIAKIGDRDIDLLFLNAGRGLGRGFVDQDWSKARRVIDTNITGTVYLAHKLGRKMVERGRGRILFTGSIAGFMPGTFQAVYNGTKAFIDSFAIAMRHELKDSGVSVTVLMPGATQTRFFERADMMDTEVGTQEKDNPADVAKAGYDALMAGEEQVVSGWKNKMQVAAAHVTPAGTLAEQHREMAEPGSAKEG comes from the coding sequence ATGGGAAACAAGCAATTGGCGGTCGTCACCGGCGCCTCGAGCGGCATCGGCAAGGAGCTCGCGAAACTCTGCGCCAAGGACGGCTACGATCTCGTCATTGTTGCCGATGAGCCTGCCATCGAGCAGGCCGCCGAGGCGCTCCAGTCACATGGCGTCTCGGTCGACGCAGTGGAGGCCGACCTTGCAAGCGAGGACGGCGCCGACAGATTGATCGCCAAAATCGGCGATCGCGACATCGATCTTCTTTTCCTCAATGCGGGGCGCGGCCTGGGCCGAGGCTTTGTCGACCAAGACTGGAGCAAGGCACGCCGCGTCATCGACACCAACATCACCGGCACCGTCTATCTCGCCCATAAGCTCGGGCGCAAAATGGTGGAGCGCGGCCGAGGCCGGATCCTGTTCACCGGCTCCATTGCCGGCTTCATGCCTGGTACGTTCCAGGCCGTCTACAACGGCACCAAGGCCTTCATCGATTCCTTCGCCATCGCGATGCGCCACGAGCTGAAAGACAGCGGCGTGAGCGTGACCGTCCTGATGCCGGGAGCCACGCAGACACGCTTCTTCGAGCGCGCCGACATGATGGACACCGAGGTCGGGACGCAGGAGAAGGACAACCCCGCGGATGTGGCGAAAGCCGGCTACGATGCCTTGATGGCCGGCGAAGAACAGGTCGTCAGCGGCTGGAAGAACAAGATGCAGGTCGCCGCCGCCCATGTCACGCCGGCCGGCACGCTGGCCGAACAGCACCGCGAGATGGCCGAGCCGGGCTCGGCAAAAGAGGGCTGA
- a CDS encoding diguanylate cyclase, with protein MLADPMVLILMYFVLPVWLIAGFADWLCHRATHIESTTGAKESLIHLLMFVEVGIPLLAAMFLEVNALVIAVMIVAFFVHEATAMWDVRYATTARTVGPIEQHIHSFLEMIPLMGLVSVVSLHWGQFLALFGTGTERARFDLAWKQEQLPVTYVAIVMLVIALFELLPYVEEFFRGLRANAGRLVPAKARRREAGDTAIR; from the coding sequence GTGCTGGCCGACCCGATGGTCCTCATCCTGATGTATTTTGTCCTGCCGGTTTGGCTGATCGCGGGCTTTGCCGACTGGCTCTGTCATCGTGCGACCCATATCGAATCCACGACCGGCGCGAAGGAATCGCTGATCCACCTCCTGATGTTCGTCGAGGTCGGCATTCCATTGCTTGCCGCCATGTTCCTCGAGGTGAACGCCCTGGTCATCGCTGTTATGATCGTCGCTTTCTTCGTCCATGAAGCGACGGCGATGTGGGATGTGCGCTACGCGACCACGGCGCGCACGGTCGGCCCCATCGAGCAGCATATCCACAGCTTCCTGGAAATGATCCCGCTGATGGGCCTGGTCAGTGTCGTGTCTTTGCATTGGGGGCAGTTTCTGGCGCTGTTCGGAACTGGAACCGAAAGGGCGCGCTTCGATCTCGCCTGGAAGCAGGAGCAACTGCCGGTGACATATGTCGCCATCGTCATGCTCGTCATCGCGCTCTTCGAGTTGCTGCCCTATGTGGAGGAGTTCTTCAGAGGCCTGCGCGCCAATGCAGGCCGGCTCGTGCCCGCCAAGGCCAGGCGGCGCGAGGCCGGCGATACCGCCATCCGGTGA
- a CDS encoding response regulator, translating into MRAPLALIVEDEYLIASDVANGLKERGFEVACVASERAATAWLDDHKPDLAIIDIQLLDGQRGVAAARLKEAGVPFVVHSGYDPEFQSPIFHGAPYMPKPAPIPHLVELASQLIGERAEP; encoded by the coding sequence ATGCGTGCGCCCTTGGCACTGATCGTCGAAGACGAGTATCTAATCGCGTCGGATGTGGCGAATGGCTTGAAGGAGCGCGGTTTCGAGGTGGCCTGCGTGGCGTCCGAGCGGGCAGCGACGGCTTGGCTGGACGACCATAAGCCGGATCTGGCTATCATCGATATCCAACTGCTCGACGGCCAGCGGGGCGTCGCCGCCGCCCGCCTCAAGGAAGCCGGCGTGCCTTTCGTCGTCCATTCGGGTTACGATCCCGAGTTCCAGTCGCCGATCTTTCACGGCGCGCCTTATATGCCCAAGCCGGCACCGATCCCGCATTTGGTCGAATTGGCGAGCCAACTGATAGGCGAGCGCGCCGAACCATAG
- a CDS encoding DUF2934 domain-containing protein, with amino-acid sequence MDREERIRQRAHEIWEREGRPEGRQQEHWDQAVQEIESEGSEAERGPVTPDPAVGVGSDPAANRPGG; translated from the coding sequence ATGGACAGGGAAGAACGCATCAGGCAACGCGCACACGAGATATGGGAGCGGGAAGGCCGCCCCGAGGGCCGCCAGCAGGAACACTGGGACCAGGCCGTCCAGGAGATCGAGTCGGAAGGTTCGGAAGCCGAGCGCGGTCCGGTGACGCCCGATCCCGCGGTTGGGGTCGGCTCGGACCCGGCCGCCAACCGGCCAGGCGGATGA
- a CDS encoding response regulator: MIAEDEWLLASDLAAFFADLGAIILGPAATVEQAEQHAKTAEAAILDIDLHGRKVFPIADELMLRNVPFVFFSGYDEIAIPEHLRFASSLSKSSSPAAVVDALFQEPSTEPVTIAQPASPMEDVVALLPKLRLTARLLLDDAGASDRLVEHTLEQALEDLDKRPEGSSIADWLNTIMRRIAQLRGASLLH; this comes from the coding sequence TTGATCGCGGAAGACGAGTGGCTGCTCGCTAGCGATCTCGCGGCCTTCTTCGCCGACTTGGGGGCCATCATCCTCGGGCCGGCGGCGACGGTGGAGCAGGCCGAGCAGCATGCAAAGACAGCTGAGGCCGCGATCCTGGACATCGACCTGCACGGCCGTAAGGTTTTCCCGATTGCGGACGAACTGATGCTGCGCAACGTGCCTTTCGTCTTCTTCAGCGGATATGACGAGATCGCCATCCCCGAGCATTTGCGTTTTGCAAGTAGCCTGAGCAAGTCGTCGAGCCCCGCCGCCGTCGTCGATGCGCTGTTCCAGGAACCCTCCACAGAGCCAGTGACTATTGCGCAGCCGGCATCCCCGATGGAGGACGTCGTCGCGCTGCTGCCCAAGCTCCGGCTCACCGCGCGCCTGTTGCTGGACGATGCCGGCGCTTCCGATCGTCTTGTGGAGCATACTTTGGAACAGGCGCTTGAGGATTTGGACAAGAGGCCGGAGGGCTCGTCCATCGCCGACTGGCTGAACACCATCATGCGCAGGATAGCGCAGCTGCGCGGAGCCTCCTTGCTGCATTGA